In the genome of Prevotella sp. HUN102, one region contains:
- a CDS encoding DUF4105 domain-containing protein encodes MKKSTLYIMLCALLSVFQLGAKAQNLSYSDSVEISLLTCSPGKEVWAQYGHTAIRYNDRINGNDLAVNYGLFSQDQPNFILRFIFGLTDYRVGIQPMALFMAQYAYEERGVVEQVLNLTDDEKLAIYRALETNLRPENVVYRYNFFYDNCTTRAQHVLLDSLNSGVVSDWNKAHKMPTYREMIHEWNKDYQWAQFGEDLLIGLKADMALEKEERQLFLPDNLRKYIGAATHNGRALVRETNVLIETPAMVPEKGFPLSPHQVASIFAFISAIILAYEWKTRKLLWGWDLFLMLVSGIIGLVLFAMIFSEHPCVSLNMIIFFFNPLPLLFLYRAIRKERKRERDWWWLLWGVLIVIGIGGAFFQRIPIPVLIVALFLLLNCITHHAIQQKR; translated from the coding sequence ATGAAGAAGAGTACACTATATATAATGTTATGCGCCTTGCTTTCAGTATTCCAACTGGGTGCAAAGGCTCAGAACCTATCGTACTCTGACTCTGTCGAGATTTCCTTGCTTACTTGTTCGCCGGGCAAAGAGGTATGGGCGCAATACGGTCATACGGCCATCAGATACAATGACAGGATTAACGGCAACGACCTCGCCGTAAACTATGGTCTGTTCTCGCAGGACCAGCCCAACTTTATCCTCCGTTTCATCTTCGGACTGACCGACTATCGTGTCGGCATTCAGCCTATGGCACTCTTTATGGCACAGTATGCTTACGAGGAAAGGGGCGTCGTGGAGCAGGTTCTCAACCTTACAGATGATGAAAAGTTAGCCATCTATCGGGCTTTGGAAACGAATCTCCGTCCGGAAAACGTGGTGTATCGCTATAATTTCTTCTACGACAACTGCACCACAAGAGCGCAGCACGTGTTGCTGGACTCCTTGAATAGCGGCGTCGTAAGCGACTGGAACAAAGCACACAAGATGCCTACCTATCGTGAGATGATTCACGAATGGAACAAGGATTACCAATGGGCGCAGTTCGGCGAAGACCTTCTGATAGGTCTGAAAGCCGATATGGCATTGGAGAAAGAAGAGCGGCAGCTCTTTCTGCCCGATAATCTCAGGAAATACATCGGTGCCGCCACACACAACGGCCGCGCTCTGGTAAGGGAAACGAATGTGCTCATAGAAACGCCTGCGATGGTTCCGGAAAAGGGGTTTCCACTTTCGCCTCATCAGGTGGCGTCTATCTTTGCTTTCATTTCGGCAATAATCCTCGCATACGAATGGAAAACAAGGAAACTGCTGTGGGGCTGGGACTTGTTCCTGATGCTTGTTTCGGGCATCATCGGGCTTGTTCTGTTTGCAATGATTTTCTCAGAGCATCCCTGTGTCAGCCTGAATATGATAATCTTTTTCTTCAATCCTCTTCCGCTGCTGTTCCTTTACAGAGCCATCAGAAAAGAGAGGAAGAGAGAACGCGACTGGTGGTGGCTGCTTTGGGGCGTGCTCATCGTCATCGGAATCGGCGGAGCGTTTTTCCAACGCATTCCCATTCCGGTACTGATTGTGGCACTGTTCTTGCTTTTAAACTGTATCACGCATCACGCAATACAACAGAAGAGATAA
- a CDS encoding site-specific integrase: MKFKFLSLFRIRKSQDSFHTKAKKVQKTPTTFGSFLNTASKGLSISTKQNYETAVRSFIRFSNGKDISLAQLSSEYIKAYERWMRDNNVCLNTSSCYLRSLRAIYNKAVLQRKIKDYKPFDKAFTGNEKTAKRCITENEIRKIKATGINNKSFKRKLTCDLFLFSFYAMGMPFVDMANLRQHQIKDGILTYYRRKTGKQVRVKIEQCMQDIILRYTTEKSDYVFPILYKIINKKIRKRTYSTALNLYNQNLKRLAHEANIGVALTSYISRHSWASIAYSHNVELPVISQAMGHTDTQTTLIYINEIGDKQIAQANHKVLEEIFSRTLGKRCYTFLKTMQR; the protein is encoded by the coding sequence ATGAAATTTAAATTTCTTTCATTATTCAGAATTAGAAAATCGCAAGACAGCTTTCATACAAAGGCAAAGAAGGTACAAAAGACACCAACTACTTTCGGTTCCTTTCTAAATACAGCATCAAAAGGCCTCAGCATATCTACAAAGCAAAATTATGAAACAGCTGTACGGTCATTCATCCGTTTCTCTAATGGGAAAGATATTTCCCTTGCTCAGCTCAGTAGTGAATATATCAAGGCTTACGAACGATGGATGAGAGACAACAATGTCTGTCTCAATACATCTTCCTGTTATCTCCGCTCGCTACGTGCCATTTACAACAAAGCTGTGCTTCAACGGAAAATCAAGGATTACAAGCCCTTTGACAAAGCTTTCACTGGCAATGAAAAAACTGCTAAACGATGCATCACCGAGAATGAGATACGAAAGATTAAAGCAACGGGTATCAACAACAAAAGTTTTAAAAGAAAGCTTACCTGCGATCTATTTTTATTCTCTTTTTATGCAATGGGAATGCCATTCGTCGATATGGCAAATCTTAGACAGCATCAAATAAAAGACGGAATACTGACATATTATCGCCGAAAAACAGGCAAACAAGTGAGAGTGAAGATTGAACAATGTATGCAGGATATCATTTTACGATATACCACAGAGAAGTCCGATTACGTTTTTCCTATTCTATATAAAATAATAAATAAGAAAATAAGAAAACGCACCTATTCCACTGCGCTCAACCTATACAACCAAAATCTGAAACGACTTGCACACGAAGCGAATATAGGCGTAGCACTTACTTCTTATATTTCCCGACATTCATGGGCAAGCATCGCTTACAGCCATAACGTAGAGTTACCAGTAATATCGCAGGCTATGGGACATACAGATACCCAAACAACACTTATCTATATAAATGAAATAGGCGATAAGCAAATCGCACAAGCCAATCATAAAGTTTTGGAGGAAATATTTTCAAGAACTCTTGGTAAGAGGTGTTACACATTCTTAAAAACAATGCAAAGATAG
- a CDS encoding sodium-translocating pyrophosphatase: MNIPTVFWLVPIASIVALGMAWFFFKSMLGEDEGTPKMKEIAQYVRNGAMAYLKQQYRVVLIVFIVLAVIFAFMAYVLRVQNPWVPFAFLTGGLFSGLAGFFGMKTATYASARTANAARQGLDRGLKIAFRSGAVMGLVVVGLGLLDIAIWFLVLSAVYAGEKMAMITITTTMLTFGMGASTQALFARVGGGIYTKAADVGADLVGKVEADIPEDDPRNPATIADNVGDNVGDVAGMGADLYESYCGSILSTAALGATAFSLNTDMQLKAVITPMIIAAVGIFLSLFGIYLVRTKEGATMKDLLHSLGLGTNVSAILVATASFVILYLLGLENWMGISFSVVTGLVAGVIIGQATEYYTSHSYKPTQLIAESSETGPATVIIKGIGTGMISTCVPVLTISVAIMLSYLCANGFDLSMNTKSISYGLYGIGIAAVGMLSTLGITLATDAYGPIADNAGGNAEMSGLGEEVRQRTDALDALGNTTAATGKGFAIGSAALTALALLASYVEEVKIAMVRAVEGGQQFLYPTGEVFEPSKATMPDFMDFFQVTLMNPKVLVGTFIGAMTAFLFCGLTMGSVGRAAQSMVEEVRRQFREIAGILEGKATPDYGRCVEISTRSAQREMILPSFLAIAIPIIVGLVLGVAGVLGLLVGGLAAGFTLAIFMSNAGGAWDNAKKMIEEGHYGGKGSQNHKATIVGDTVGDPFKDTSGPSLNILIKLMSMVSIVMAGLTVAFL, from the coding sequence ATGAACATTCCAACTGTATTTTGGCTCGTGCCGATAGCATCTATTGTGGCATTGGGTATGGCTTGGTTCTTTTTCAAGTCTATGTTAGGTGAGGATGAGGGTACTCCTAAAATGAAAGAAATAGCTCAGTATGTGCGTAATGGGGCTATGGCCTATCTGAAACAACAATATAGAGTAGTGTTGATTGTATTCATAGTTTTAGCTGTAATTTTTGCATTTATGGCTTATGTGCTCCGCGTGCAGAACCCTTGGGTGCCATTTGCTTTCCTTACCGGTGGACTTTTCTCGGGGTTGGCGGGATTTTTCGGTATGAAGACTGCCACCTATGCCTCTGCCCGCACGGCTAATGCAGCGCGCCAAGGATTGGACAGAGGATTGAAGATTGCTTTTCGCAGTGGTGCCGTAATGGGACTGGTGGTTGTAGGTCTTGGCCTTCTCGACATTGCTATATGGTTTCTTGTATTGAGTGCCGTGTATGCAGGTGAGAAAATGGCGATGATTACCATCACTACTACAATGCTTACCTTTGGTATGGGTGCTTCTACACAGGCATTGTTTGCGCGTGTTGGAGGTGGTATCTACACGAAGGCGGCTGATGTTGGAGCCGACCTTGTGGGGAAAGTGGAAGCTGACATTCCTGAAGACGACCCACGCAATCCTGCCACTATCGCCGACAATGTGGGCGACAATGTGGGTGATGTTGCCGGAATGGGAGCTGATTTATACGAGAGTTACTGTGGTTCCATTCTTTCTACGGCTGCCCTTGGTGCAACGGCTTTCTCATTGAATACCGATATGCAGCTTAAAGCAGTCATTACTCCGATGATCATTGCGGCAGTAGGTATTTTCCTTTCATTGTTTGGTATCTATCTGGTACGGACGAAAGAAGGCGCAACGATGAAGGATTTGCTGCATTCACTCGGCTTAGGAACCAATGTTAGTGCCATTCTGGTGGCAACGGCATCGTTTGTTATCCTTTATCTGCTTGGTCTGGAGAACTGGATGGGCATTTCATTCTCAGTAGTTACCGGCCTTGTTGCAGGTGTCATTATCGGACAGGCTACGGAATATTACACATCACATTCCTATAAGCCCACCCAGTTGATTGCTGAATCCAGCGAAACCGGTCCGGCAACCGTTATTATCAAAGGCATTGGAACTGGTATGATTTCAACTTGTGTCCCGGTATTGACAATCTCTGTTGCCATTATGTTGAGCTATCTTTGTGCGAATGGCTTCGATCTCAGTATGAACACGAAATCCATCAGCTACGGTCTCTATGGCATAGGTATAGCGGCAGTAGGTATGCTGTCCACACTCGGTATTACCTTGGCAACCGATGCTTACGGCCCAATTGCGGACAATGCAGGTGGCAATGCCGAAATGAGTGGCTTGGGCGAGGAGGTTCGTCAGCGCACAGATGCACTTGATGCGCTTGGCAATACAACGGCGGCTACGGGTAAGGGATTTGCTATCGGTAGTGCTGCACTCACGGCATTGGCATTACTTGCATCTTATGTTGAAGAGGTAAAGATAGCAATGGTTCGTGCCGTAGAGGGTGGTCAGCAGTTTCTTTATCCGACAGGAGAGGTATTTGAACCGTCAAAAGCTACAATGCCCGACTTTATGGACTTCTTTCAGGTAACGTTGATGAATCCTAAAGTGCTCGTTGGAACATTCATAGGTGCTATGACAGCTTTCCTCTTCTGTGGACTCACAATGGGTTCGGTAGGCCGTGCAGCCCAGTCAATGGTAGAGGAAGTCCGTCGTCAGTTCCGTGAAATAGCAGGTATTCTCGAAGGCAAGGCAACACCCGATTATGGTCGTTGTGTGGAGATTTCTACTCGCAGCGCACAGCGCGAAATGATTTTGCCCAGTTTTCTGGCAATCGCAATCCCTATCATCGTTGGTTTGGTGCTTGGCGTGGCAGGTGTTCTCGGTTTGCTCGTGGGAGGTTTGGCAGCAGGTTTTACCTTAGCGATATTTATGTCTAACGCAGGTGGTGCTTGGGACAATGCAAAGAAAATGATAGAGGAAGGACACTATGGCGGCAAGGGATCGCAGAATCACAAGGCTACTATCGTCGGTGATACTGTTGGTGACCCATTCAAGGATACGTCAGGTCCCAGTTTGAACATCTTAATCAAATTGATGTCAATGGTCAGTATTGTAATGGCAGGGCTTACTGTTGCTTTTTTATAA
- a CDS encoding Fur family transcriptional regulator: MNIDPAYQKLMDCGIRPSVQRIEIMRYLLTHHTHPTVDEVFVNLKKRIPTVSRTTIYNTLRMFSEKGAALMITIDEHRVCYDGTTVPHAHFCCKHCGRVFDFHDVRPPRMVSGQMEGFTIEDAQLYYKGICPDCQQTNHTSVS, translated from the coding sequence ATGAATATTGACCCAGCATATCAGAAATTGATGGATTGTGGCATACGCCCATCTGTTCAGCGCATAGAGATTATGCGTTATCTTCTAACGCATCACACTCATCCGACAGTAGATGAAGTGTTTGTGAACCTCAAGAAGCGAATCCCGACAGTCAGCAGAACTACGATTTACAATACATTGCGAATGTTCTCCGAAAAGGGAGCAGCATTGATGATTACGATTGATGAGCACAGAGTGTGCTACGACGGAACAACAGTCCCACACGCCCATTTCTGCTGCAAACATTGTGGCCGCGTATTCGATTTCCACGACGTGCGTCCCCCGAGAATGGTCAGTGGTCAGATGGAAGGCTTCACAATCGAGGATGCCCAACTATACTATAAAGGCATTTGTCCTGATTGTCAGCAAACAAATCACACAAGCGTTTCATAA
- a CDS encoding hemolysin family protein — protein MDISIVIGIIITLILSAFFSGMEIGFVASNRMLAEMDKEKNGLSQRCIQVFYRNPNGFVSTMLVGNNMVLVLYGILFADLFNKTIFRGFDPGTQVFLDTVFSTIIVLFTGEFLPKTFFRSNPNKLLTIFAPLAYVFFIVLWPISRFSTFVSRLMLRLVGVKMNEEESDGTFTKVDLDYLVQSSIDNAKDDEEIEEEVKIFQNALEFTETKVRDCMIPRTEINAVEENSSVEELQQMFIESGNSKIIVYKGDIDHIVGYIHSSELFRNPKEWKGHIRQMPFVPETMAAQRLMKILLQQKKSLGVVVDEFGGTSGIVSLEDIVEEIFGEIEDEHDNSKYIAKKIGENEYLLSARLEIDKVNDMFDLALPESDEYMTISGLILHEFQSFPKLNEVVKIDNLEFKIIKNTMTKIELVKLKIIE, from the coding sequence TTGGATATAAGTATAGTTATCGGCATTATCATAACCCTTATTCTGTCTGCATTCTTCTCGGGAATGGAGATAGGTTTCGTGGCAAGCAACAGAATGCTGGCAGAGATGGATAAGGAGAAAAACGGACTCTCGCAGCGGTGCATTCAGGTTTTCTATCGCAATCCCAACGGTTTCGTCTCCACAATGCTGGTGGGAAACAATATGGTTCTTGTACTCTACGGAATCCTTTTCGCCGACCTGTTCAATAAAACCATATTCAGGGGTTTCGATCCGGGCACACAGGTTTTTCTCGACACGGTGTTCTCCACGATAATCGTACTCTTCACGGGCGAATTTCTTCCCAAGACTTTCTTCAGGAGCAACCCCAACAAGCTCCTTACCATCTTTGCGCCGTTGGCCTACGTTTTCTTTATCGTGTTGTGGCCTATCAGCCGTTTCTCCACATTCGTGTCGCGCCTGATGCTGCGTTTGGTGGGCGTGAAGATGAACGAGGAGGAAAGCGACGGCACTTTTACGAAGGTGGACCTCGACTATCTTGTGCAAAGCTCCATCGACAATGCAAAAGACGATGAAGAGATAGAGGAGGAAGTGAAGATATTTCAGAACGCTCTCGAGTTCACGGAAACGAAGGTGCGCGACTGTATGATTCCCCGTACGGAGATAAATGCCGTTGAGGAAAACTCGTCTGTCGAAGAGCTTCAGCAGATGTTCATAGAGAGTGGAAACTCGAAGATAATCGTCTACAAGGGCGATATCGACCATATCGTGGGCTATATCCATTCGTCGGAGCTTTTCCGTAATCCGAAAGAGTGGAAAGGGCATATCCGTCAGATGCCGTTCGTGCCCGAGACAATGGCTGCCCAACGGCTTATGAAGATTCTACTGCAACAGAAAAAGAGCTTGGGAGTGGTGGTGGATGAGTTCGGAGGCACGAGCGGAATCGTGTCTTTGGAAGATATCGTTGAGGAGATTTTCGGCGAGATAGAAGACGAGCACGACAATTCAAAGTATATTGCCAAGAAGATAGGGGAGAACGAATACCTCCTGTCTGCCCGACTTGAGATAGACAAGGTAAACGATATGTTTGATTTGGCATTGCCCGAGAGCGACGAATATATGACCATCAGCGGATTGATTCTGCACGAGTTTCAGAGTTTTCCGAAGCTGAACGAAGTCGTGAAGATAGACAATCTTGAATTTAAAATCATCAAGAATACAATGACCAAGATTGAATTGGTAAAGCTAAAAATAATAGAGTAG
- a CDS encoding DUF3387 domain-containing protein translates to MIKHLLKRYHYPPEEVANALETIIKQCEQWVDNEQENYSTKSA, encoded by the coding sequence ATGATTAAGCATCTTCTGAAGAGATACCATTACCCACCAGAAGAAGTTGCCAATGCATTAGAAACCATTATCAAGCAGTGCGAGCAGTGGGTGGATAATGAACAAGAGAATTATTCAACAAAATCTGCATAA
- a CDS encoding peptidylprolyl isomerase, which produces MAALGKIRSRGAWLIIIIGLGLFAFIAEEAVRSCNGIKGEASQNIGEVLGEKVNVQEFQKMVEEFQNVNKIMSQRDNFTEDEMNQFRDQVWQQMVTNKVLERDAAKVGLAVTEDELNEVLKEGTNPMLVQSPFVNQQTGRFDVNALKQFLDGYNKAKASNSPELEQMQSFYDYWLFMEKTLRTQILGQKYQSLLASCVLSNKVEAKLAFKDENEEADVQLASLPYSSVKDADIKVSDEDLKAKYEELKPLFMQSVETRDIKYVDYQILPSVADRNAINKNMTALQAQLASAADPAQVVSKSGSIISYLGLPVSSKAYVAYPDIAGRIDSLAVGTTGVIENKADNTLNIIRVMSKVQLPDSVQIRQIQVAGATVEQSRQKADSIQKALAGGANFEEIAKRYAQTGEKTWFTNAYETATTISPENRQYVEAVLNGEVNAVQNLALSQGNVILQVLDKRAVSSKTLAAVIKKPIEFSNDTRSAAFNKFSEYVAKGTTIEELEKNAAKYGYKVQSQNNIATTVHNVVGIRSTREALKWIFDAKTGDVSPLYECGNNDHFMVVALTNIHPQGYRSWDDAEVKEMLKREVMKDKKAAQLMAKLKGVTNIAGAQAKGAKVSALNQVTFSAPAFVQETGSVEPALSGAIAATQAGKFSKNPVKGESGVYTFQVVKKAQRAGSKYDEAKMMQQCEQANLQHVGGFMQDLVLKAQVVDKRYLFF; this is translated from the coding sequence ATGGCAGCATTAGGAAAAATTAGAAGCAGAGGTGCCTGGCTGATTATCATCATCGGTCTGGGTCTTTTTGCGTTTATTGCTGAAGAAGCAGTTCGCTCCTGCAATGGTATTAAGGGCGAGGCGAGCCAGAATATTGGCGAGGTGCTCGGGGAGAAAGTGAATGTTCAGGAATTCCAGAAAATGGTTGAGGAGTTCCAGAACGTCAATAAGATTATGTCTCAGCGTGATAACTTTACTGAGGACGAAATGAATCAGTTCAGGGATCAGGTTTGGCAGCAGATGGTTACAAACAAGGTGCTTGAGAGAGACGCTGCCAAAGTGGGTCTGGCTGTAACAGAAGATGAGCTTAATGAAGTTCTTAAAGAAGGCACTAACCCTATGCTCGTTCAGTCTCCGTTCGTAAATCAGCAGACCGGACGCTTTGATGTAAATGCCCTGAAGCAGTTCCTCGACGGCTATAACAAGGCAAAGGCAAGCAATTCTCCGGAGTTGGAGCAGATGCAGTCTTTCTATGACTACTGGCTCTTTATGGAGAAGACACTCCGTACACAGATTTTGGGTCAGAAGTATCAGTCTTTGCTCGCAAGCTGTGTTCTTTCCAATAAGGTGGAGGCGAAGCTCGCATTCAAGGATGAGAACGAGGAGGCAGACGTTCAGCTTGCATCTTTGCCATACAGCTCTGTAAAGGATGCCGACATCAAGGTGTCTGACGAAGACCTGAAGGCAAAGTACGAAGAGTTGAAGCCGCTCTTTATGCAGAGTGTTGAAACCCGCGACATTAAATATGTAGACTATCAGATTCTTCCAAGTGTGGCAGACAGAAATGCTATCAATAAGAATATGACAGCATTGCAGGCGCAGTTGGCTTCTGCTGCCGACCCTGCACAGGTTGTCAGCAAGAGTGGTAGCATAATCTCTTATTTGGGTTTGCCGGTAAGCAGCAAAGCCTATGTGGCATATCCTGACATCGCAGGCAGGATTGATTCTCTTGCAGTTGGAACGACAGGCGTAATCGAGAATAAGGCCGACAACACATTGAACATCATCCGTGTGATGTCTAAGGTGCAGCTTCCAGATTCTGTGCAGATTCGTCAGATTCAGGTAGCAGGTGCGACGGTTGAGCAGTCTCGTCAGAAGGCCGACTCTATTCAGAAGGCTTTGGCAGGTGGTGCAAACTTTGAGGAGATTGCAAAACGCTATGCGCAGACTGGCGAAAAGACTTGGTTTACAAATGCGTATGAAACTGCAACAACCATCAGCCCTGAAAACCGTCAGTACGTGGAGGCAGTCTTGAATGGCGAAGTGAATGCAGTTCAGAATCTTGCTCTGTCTCAGGGCAATGTAATTCTTCAGGTGCTTGACAAGCGTGCTGTTTCAAGCAAGACGCTGGCAGCTGTCATCAAGAAGCCAATCGAGTTCTCCAATGATACAAGATCGGCTGCATTCAACAAGTTCTCTGAATATGTGGCAAAGGGTACGACTATCGAAGAACTCGAGAAGAACGCTGCGAAGTATGGTTACAAGGTTCAGAGTCAGAACAACATCGCAACAACTGTTCACAATGTAGTAGGCATTCGCTCAACCCGTGAGGCTCTGAAGTGGATTTTCGATGCTAAGACAGGCGATGTTTCTCCATTGTATGAATGTGGCAACAACGACCACTTTATGGTAGTTGCGCTCACAAATATACACCCACAGGGTTATCGTTCTTGGGACGATGCAGAGGTTAAGGAAATGCTGAAGCGCGAAGTTATGAAGGACAAGAAGGCGGCACAGTTGATGGCTAAGCTGAAGGGCGTTACGAATATCGCTGGTGCGCAGGCTAAGGGTGCTAAGGTTTCAGCACTCAATCAGGTAACTTTCTCTGCTCCTGCATTTGTTCAGGAAACAGGTTCTGTTGAGCCGGCTCTTTCCGGTGCCATTGCAGCAACTCAGGCAGGCAAGTTCTCCAAGAATCCTGTAAAGGGCGAATCTGGAGTTTATACGTTCCAAGTTGTAAAGAAGGCACAGCGTGCAGGTTCTAAGTACGACGAGGCCAAGATGATGCAGCAGTGCGAACAGGCTAACTTGCAGCACGTAGGAGGCTTTATGCAGGATCTCGTGCTGAAGGCACAGGTAGTAGACAAGCGTTACTTGTTCTTCTAA
- a CDS encoding membrane protein, which yields MKKLLATALLGVLSLNVWAQSGTNSPYSQFGLGTLAPQSVGFNRGMNGLAYGFHERNQINYQNPASYSALDSLSFIFDAGVSLQMTNFEENGRKKNANNGDIEYVVGAFRAFRHVGVSFGLMPYTNVGYNYSNTQNVNAFPSTSKPNATYSNTYSGDGGLHQFYLGIGWEPFRGFAFGANVSYLWGSLNRSVVNSYSDENVNTLSKTYSMDVRNYNANFGLQYTAKLSKKDALTIGLAYTLGHKLGADAECNVISRNSQTMVADTTKFSIDNALTIPHTYGVGFMWNHNNRLKLGFDYELQKWKDIEMPEFSVVNNVGKYALVGNQFNDRQKFTFGGDYCKGERYRGFFSRMHYRAGVSYATPYLKINGQDGPKEISASLGVGIPIVNGYNNRSILNVSAEWVNLSAPGLIKENMFRINVGLTFNERWFAKFKVE from the coding sequence ATGAAAAAACTACTTGCAACTGCTCTATTGGGAGTCCTTTCATTGAATGTCTGGGCGCAGAGCGGCACGAACTCACCATACAGCCAATTTGGGCTGGGAACGCTGGCACCACAGTCAGTGGGCTTCAACCGGGGGATGAACGGGCTTGCCTATGGTTTCCACGAGCGGAACCAGATAAACTATCAGAACCCAGCTTCCTATTCGGCTCTCGATTCGCTTTCGTTCATCTTTGATGCAGGTGTGAGCTTGCAGATGACCAATTTCGAGGAAAACGGCCGTAAGAAGAATGCCAACAACGGAGATATAGAATATGTGGTGGGGGCGTTCCGTGCCTTCAGGCACGTGGGTGTGAGCTTCGGTCTTATGCCTTATACGAACGTGGGCTACAATTACAGCAACACGCAGAACGTGAACGCATTCCCAAGCACTTCTAAACCTAATGCGACTTATTCCAACACCTACTCCGGCGATGGTGGTTTGCATCAGTTTTATCTCGGTATAGGATGGGAACCGTTCAGGGGATTTGCCTTCGGTGCGAATGTTTCCTATCTATGGGGCAGCCTGAACAGAAGCGTGGTGAACAGTTACAGCGACGAGAATGTGAACACGCTCTCGAAGACGTACAGCATGGACGTGCGGAATTACAATGCAAACTTCGGTTTGCAATACACAGCAAAACTGTCCAAGAAGGATGCCTTGACGATAGGTCTTGCCTATACGCTCGGGCACAAGCTCGGAGCCGACGCCGAATGCAATGTGATTTCCAGAAATTCGCAGACGATGGTAGCAGACACTACCAAGTTTTCCATTGACAATGCGCTGACGATTCCCCATACCTACGGCGTGGGCTTTATGTGGAACCACAACAACCGTTTGAAACTGGGTTTCGATTATGAGTTGCAGAAGTGGAAGGACATAGAAATGCCGGAATTCAGCGTAGTGAACAACGTCGGAAAATACGCGCTCGTGGGCAACCAGTTCAACGACCGTCAGAAGTTTACCTTCGGCGGCGACTACTGCAAGGGCGAGCGTTACCGCGGATTCTTCAGCAGAATGCACTATCGTGCCGGCGTGAGCTATGCTACACCTTATTTAAAGATAAACGGACAGGACGGACCGAAGGAAATCTCTGCCAGTCTGGGTGTGGGCATTCCCATCGTGAACGGCTACAACAACAGAAGCATCCTGAACGTGAGCGCAGAATGGGTGAACCTGAGTGCACCGGGACTGATTAAGGAGAATATGTTCAGAATCAACGTGGGACTGACCTTCAACGAGCGTTGGTTTGCGAAGTTCAAGGTTGAATAA
- a CDS encoding HU family DNA-binding protein — protein sequence MAFYKKVLKKINNKWYPQSVLVGKPITTEQIAKRLATESTVSPADVRAVLTALGSVMGDYMAQGRSVKLDGIGTFYFTATASKNGVETKEKVTANQINGVRVRFVPETYFRRTSGTRIATRTLTDTNIYWEEWHETDEPNHSSKDSESEEDSNP from the coding sequence ATGGCATTTTACAAAAAAGTATTGAAGAAAATCAACAACAAATGGTACCCACAATCGGTACTCGTGGGTAAGCCTATTACAACCGAGCAAATTGCAAAGCGACTTGCCACAGAATCAACTGTAAGCCCTGCCGACGTACGAGCAGTGCTTACTGCTCTTGGCAGTGTGATGGGCGACTATATGGCACAGGGACGTTCCGTAAAATTAGACGGCATAGGTACATTCTATTTCACTGCTACTGCATCCAAGAATGGTGTAGAAACAAAGGAAAAAGTTACAGCCAATCAAATCAATGGCGTGCGAGTACGTTTCGTGCCGGAGACCTATTTCCGTCGTACATCAGGCACCAGGATTGCCACACGCACCTTGACCGATACCAACATCTATTGGGAAGAATGGCATGAGACTGACGAACCAAATCACTCCAGTAAGGATTCTGAATCAGAAGAGGACTCTAATCCATAA
- the lptC gene encoding LPS export ABC transporter periplasmic protein LptC, with amino-acid sequence MKGTAPFILFSLFLFSVFATSCSEEKAHTAPAIHERDSVPVMTTYGVNTLVSDSGVIKYRIVAEEWEVNEVKKPSRWTFNKGILLTQFDLKKHVVGYVQCDTAVYYDKERRWTLRGRVRIHTAQGVEFQSNELHWDELNHEIWSHVYSHLKTPDKELEGDWFRSDETMSNYEIRKTKGWTIMEQKELPSSNSAALAPMPIDTGRVDNMQGPVLKR; translated from the coding sequence ATGAAAGGAACGGCTCCTTTCATACTATTTTCGTTGTTTCTATTCTCTGTTTTTGCAACCTCGTGCAGCGAAGAGAAGGCACATACCGCCCCTGCAATTCACGAGCGCGACTCCGTTCCTGTGATGACAACCTATGGCGTCAATACGCTGGTGTCGGATTCGGGGGTTATCAAGTACAGAATCGTGGCTGAGGAGTGGGAGGTAAACGAAGTGAAGAAGCCTTCGCGGTGGACTTTCAACAAGGGGATCCTGCTCACGCAGTTCGATTTGAAGAAGCACGTGGTGGGCTATGTCCAGTGCGACACGGCTGTCTACTACGACAAGGAACGCCGGTGGACGCTTCGAGGCCGCGTGAGAATCCATACGGCGCAAGGCGTTGAGTTCCAAAGCAACGAGCTGCATTGGGACGAACTGAATCACGAAATATGGTCGCACGTCTATTCGCATCTGAAAACGCCCGACAAGGAACTCGAGGGCGACTGGTTCAGAAGCGATGAGACGATGAGCAACTATGAAATAAGAAAAACAAAGGGCTGGACTATTATGGAACAGAAGGAGCTGCCTTCGTCGAATAGTGCCGCACTTGCTCCTATGCCAATCGACACTGGCAGGGTGGACAATATGCAGGGACCGGTCTTAAAACGATAG